The following are encoded in a window of Tessaracoccus flavescens genomic DNA:
- a CDS encoding isoprenyl transferase, whose product MPEPRRRPTPHPSGAVPPRLPAKALPRHVAIVMDGNGRWAKERGLKRTEGHSMGEASLLDVIHGAIEIGIPYLSAYAFSTENWKRSPDEVRWLMGFNRDVIHRRRDELNDLGVRIRWAGRRPRLWGSVIKELEVAEEMSRHNDTLTLQFCVNYGGRAEIVDAAREIARQAAEGKLDPDRLTEARFAKFLDEPEIPDVDLFVRSSGEQRTSNFLLWQSAYAELIFLDRLWPDFDRRDLWGAIEQYATRERRFGSA is encoded by the coding sequence GTGCCAGAGCCTCGCCGTCGCCCAACGCCCCATCCAAGCGGTGCGGTCCCCCCGCGACTGCCTGCCAAGGCGCTCCCCCGCCACGTGGCGATCGTCATGGACGGCAACGGCCGCTGGGCCAAGGAGCGCGGGCTGAAGCGCACTGAGGGCCATTCCATGGGCGAGGCCTCGCTGCTTGACGTGATCCACGGCGCCATCGAGATCGGCATCCCGTACCTCTCTGCCTACGCCTTCTCCACCGAGAACTGGAAGCGCTCCCCTGACGAGGTGCGGTGGCTGATGGGCTTCAACCGCGATGTCATCCACCGACGTCGCGACGAGCTCAACGACCTCGGCGTCCGCATCCGCTGGGCGGGTCGCCGTCCGAGGCTGTGGGGCTCGGTGATCAAGGAGCTCGAGGTCGCCGAGGAGATGAGCAGGCACAACGACACCCTCACCCTGCAGTTCTGCGTCAACTACGGCGGCAGGGCCGAGATCGTCGACGCGGCACGCGAGATCGCCCGTCAGGCGGCCGAGGGCAAGCTCGATCCCGACCGACTCACGGAGGCCCGCTTCGCGAAGTTCCTGGACGAGCCCGAGATCCCGGACGTCGACCTGTTCGTCAGGTCATCCGGCGAGCAGCGCACGTCGAACTTCCTGCTCTGGCAGTCCGCCTACGCCGAGTTGATCTTCCTCGACCGCCTGTGGCCCGACTTCGACCGCAGGGACCTGTGGGGCGCGATCGAACAGTACGCGACACGCGAGCGTCGCTTCGGCTCCGCCTGA
- a CDS encoding metal ABC transporter permease — translation MIEILALPFMQRALVAALLSGLIAPAIGTFIVQKRMSLLGDGLGHVAIMGVGLAMLTGWAPLPVAVVVCVVGAVIVELLRQHGKASGDLGLAILFYGGLASGVLMAGIAGQGAGGLSSYLFGSLTSVSEDDIAVIVVLAVVILVCTIGLAPRLFSVSVDEDYSQVLGVRVRVLNLLVVVLAAVTVTLSMRTVGLLLVSALMVIPVATAQQAFVGFFSSFFGAMGIGVLAALGGTIGSFYLDTATGATIVVTAIVLLGVSWLIGKRLRREDRFIPFIEDHGAHEHERAENGVAPAHVGGREIQHGDHIDYVHDGHRHAWHGDHYDEH, via the coding sequence ATGATCGAGATACTCGCGCTTCCCTTCATGCAGCGCGCACTTGTCGCCGCGCTGCTGAGCGGGCTGATCGCCCCCGCGATCGGAACCTTCATCGTCCAGAAGCGCATGTCGCTGCTGGGCGATGGCCTCGGGCATGTCGCCATCATGGGCGTCGGACTCGCGATGCTGACCGGCTGGGCGCCGCTGCCCGTCGCGGTGGTTGTCTGCGTCGTCGGCGCGGTGATCGTCGAGCTGCTCCGCCAGCACGGCAAGGCCTCCGGCGACCTGGGGCTCGCCATCCTCTTCTACGGCGGCCTCGCCTCCGGCGTCCTGATGGCAGGCATCGCAGGCCAGGGTGCGGGCGGCCTCTCGTCGTATCTGTTCGGCTCACTGACCTCGGTGAGCGAGGATGACATCGCGGTGATCGTGGTGCTGGCAGTTGTGATCCTCGTGTGCACCATCGGGCTGGCGCCGCGCCTCTTCTCCGTCTCGGTCGACGAGGACTACTCCCAGGTGCTCGGGGTCCGGGTGCGGGTGCTGAACCTGCTCGTCGTCGTGCTCGCGGCGGTGACGGTCACCCTGTCCATGCGCACGGTCGGGCTGCTCCTGGTCAGCGCCCTGATGGTGATTCCGGTGGCGACGGCGCAGCAGGCCTTCGTCGGCTTCTTTTCCTCCTTCTTCGGGGCCATGGGGATCGGGGTTCTCGCCGCGCTCGGAGGCACGATCGGGTCGTTCTATCTCGACACCGCCACGGGTGCGACCATCGTGGTGACCGCGATCGTGCTGCTCGGCGTGTCCTGGCTCATCGGCAAGCGGCTGCGGCGCGAGGACAGGTTCATCCCCTTCATCGAGGACCACGGAGCGCACGAACACGAACGCGCGGAGAACGGCGTGGCGCCTGCTCACGTGGGCGGCCGCGAGATCCAGCACGGGGACCACATCGACTACGTGCACGACGGCCATCGTCACGCCTGGCATGGTGATCACTATGACGAGCACTAG
- a CDS encoding alpha-galactosidase, with product MDATLHLSSAGVSLVLAVEDSRLPRVLHWGADLGRVDAEAFAQLITAERLPVMASQPDVPLRYAMLPEAREGITVRPGLIGSRAGEAWTPDWRVTRVAFEGEGLVGHHELGSSLVSFDAAAPESGLELTILVELTAEGLVAVRGTLTNTGEPGYQIDEFTLSLPVPARADEVLDFAGRWGVERFPQRRQMGVGQHRREGRHGRTGPDAAYVLHAGTHGFGYAAGEVWAVHTAWSGNHVHQFERDLNGHQALSGGELLLPGEVRLGSGERYSTPWLYFAHGEGLDQVAGRFHEFLRGLPHAPSAQRPVTLNVWEAVYFDHDAARLLDLAERAASLGVERFVLDDGWFGSRRNERSGLGDWVVSGDAWPNGLTPLIERVHDLGMQFGLWFEPEAVNEDSDVARAHPEWIMQPAGRLPVQARFQQIMNLSVPEAWTHVFSQVDAVLRENRIDYVKWDHNRDLVDAGTAPHGRAAVHEQTLAFYRLLDALRQAHPHVEFESCSSGGSRVDLEVLRRAERVWVSDIIDPAERQRMLWWTGQLIPPEFQGSHVASGRSHTTGRWHDLGFRAATAVFGHLGIEWDLAQASEDELSELAWWIDWYKTNRDVLLAGRVVRIDLPDPDTYFKGVVTPEKAIFSVSQLSASPLGNLGMLRFRGLDPDARYRVTAIDRQPIPPANRPPWEAAPVELPGRVLMQAGLRCPQLLPETAVLFELERL from the coding sequence ATGGACGCAACGCTGCATCTCTCGTCGGCCGGGGTAAGCCTCGTGCTCGCGGTAGAGGACTCCCGACTTCCGCGCGTGCTCCACTGGGGAGCCGACCTCGGCCGGGTCGACGCTGAAGCCTTCGCCCAGCTGATCACCGCCGAACGGCTGCCTGTGATGGCGAGTCAGCCGGACGTGCCGCTTCGCTACGCGATGCTTCCGGAGGCACGCGAGGGCATCACCGTCCGACCGGGGCTGATCGGCTCCCGCGCGGGGGAGGCATGGACGCCCGACTGGCGGGTGACCCGTGTCGCCTTCGAGGGCGAGGGACTGGTGGGTCACCACGAACTCGGATCCTCGCTCGTCAGCTTCGACGCCGCCGCGCCGGAATCCGGGCTGGAACTCACGATCCTCGTCGAGCTGACCGCAGAGGGGCTCGTCGCCGTGCGCGGAACGCTCACCAACACCGGCGAGCCCGGCTACCAGATCGACGAGTTCACGCTCTCGCTGCCGGTGCCTGCCCGTGCCGATGAGGTGCTCGACTTCGCCGGACGCTGGGGCGTCGAACGGTTCCCCCAGCGTCGCCAGATGGGGGTCGGCCAGCACCGCAGGGAGGGAAGGCATGGTCGCACTGGGCCCGACGCGGCCTACGTCCTGCACGCGGGGACGCATGGCTTCGGCTACGCCGCCGGCGAGGTGTGGGCCGTCCACACCGCATGGAGCGGCAACCACGTCCATCAGTTCGAGCGCGATCTCAACGGCCACCAGGCTCTCTCCGGAGGAGAACTGCTGCTGCCCGGCGAGGTGCGCCTCGGTTCGGGGGAGCGGTACTCGACCCCCTGGCTCTACTTCGCCCACGGTGAGGGGCTCGATCAGGTCGCCGGACGGTTCCACGAGTTCCTGCGCGGCCTTCCGCACGCCCCCTCCGCCCAGCGTCCGGTCACCCTGAACGTCTGGGAGGCCGTCTATTTCGACCACGACGCGGCCAGGCTCCTCGACCTCGCCGAGCGCGCCGCCTCGCTCGGGGTGGAGCGTTTCGTGCTCGACGACGGCTGGTTCGGCTCCCGTCGCAACGAGCGGTCGGGGCTCGGCGACTGGGTCGTCTCGGGCGACGCCTGGCCCAACGGGCTCACCCCGCTGATCGAGCGGGTGCACGACCTCGGGATGCAGTTCGGCCTCTGGTTCGAACCCGAGGCGGTCAACGAGGACTCGGACGTGGCGCGAGCCCACCCCGAATGGATCATGCAGCCCGCCGGCCGGCTCCCCGTCCAGGCCAGGTTCCAGCAGATCATGAATCTGTCGGTTCCCGAGGCATGGACGCATGTGTTCTCCCAGGTCGACGCCGTCCTGCGCGAGAACCGGATCGACTACGTGAAGTGGGACCACAACCGCGACCTCGTCGACGCTGGCACCGCCCCGCACGGGCGGGCGGCCGTCCACGAGCAGACGCTCGCCTTCTACCGCCTCCTCGACGCGTTGAGGCAGGCCCACCCCCACGTCGAGTTCGAGTCGTGCAGCTCGGGCGGCAGCCGCGTCGACCTCGAGGTGCTCAGACGAGCCGAACGCGTCTGGGTCTCCGACATCATCGACCCGGCCGAGCGACAGCGGATGCTCTGGTGGACCGGGCAGTTGATCCCACCCGAGTTCCAGGGAAGCCACGTGGCCTCCGGCCGGTCGCACACGACGGGACGCTGGCACGACCTCGGCTTCCGGGCCGCCACCGCGGTGTTCGGCCATCTCGGCATCGAATGGGACCTCGCACAGGCGAGCGAGGACGAACTGAGCGAACTCGCATGGTGGATCGACTGGTACAAGACCAACCGGGACGTGCTTCTCGCCGGACGCGTCGTCCGCATCGACCTGCCTGACCCTGACACGTACTTCAAGGGGGTGGTCACTCCTGAGAAGGCGATCTTCTCCGTCTCGCAGCTCTCCGCCAGCCCGCTCGGCAACCTCGGCATGCTCCGCTTCCGCGGCCTCGACCCGGACGCGCGGTACCGGGTGACGGCCATCGACCGGCAGCCGATCCCACCCGCGAACCGTCCGCCATGGGAGGCGGCCCCGGTCGAACTGCCCGGTCGGGTGCTGATGCAGGCGGGCCTGCGTTGTCCTCAGCTGCTGCCGGAGACGGCGGTGCTCTTCGAACTCGAGCGCCTCTAG
- the recO gene encoding DNA repair protein RecO: protein MPTYRDEAVVLRTHQLGEADRIITLLTRTHGKVRAVAKGVRRTSSKFGGRLEPFQHIDIQFAEGRGSLEVVTQVEALHASRLSGDYASFTAAEVLVETTDRLVAEEGVASLQQYRLLLGALLALERGDLPAPLIVDSFLLRALAIAGYALATTECAGCSSADVHWFSPQGGGAVCTACRTPGSATLDDDTVAHLGALLAGDWAAVLATARQTATRCDGMVVAYATWHLDRALRSLPYFER, encoded by the coding sequence GTGCCCACCTACCGTGACGAAGCCGTGGTGCTGCGGACCCACCAGCTCGGTGAGGCCGACCGCATCATCACGCTGCTGACCCGCACCCACGGGAAGGTCCGCGCCGTCGCGAAGGGGGTGCGGCGCACGTCGAGCAAGTTCGGCGGTCGGCTCGAACCGTTCCAGCACATCGACATCCAGTTCGCGGAGGGTCGTGGCTCGCTCGAGGTGGTGACCCAGGTCGAGGCGCTGCACGCCAGCCGCCTGTCTGGTGACTACGCCAGTTTCACCGCGGCCGAGGTCCTCGTGGAGACGACCGACCGGCTCGTCGCGGAGGAGGGTGTCGCGTCGCTCCAGCAGTACCGCCTGCTGCTCGGGGCCCTGCTCGCGCTCGAGCGCGGCGACCTCCCCGCCCCGCTGATCGTCGACTCGTTCCTGCTCCGGGCACTTGCCATCGCCGGCTACGCGCTCGCGACGACCGAGTGCGCAGGCTGCAGCTCGGCCGATGTGCACTGGTTCTCGCCGCAGGGGGGCGGCGCGGTGTGCACAGCGTGCAGGACCCCGGGGTCGGCCACCCTGGACGACGACACCGTCGCGCATCTCGGGGCGCTGCTCGCAGGCGACTGGGCGGCCGTGCTGGCCACCGCCCGTCAGACGGCGACGCGCTGCGACGGCATGGTCGTCGCGTACGCGACGTGGCACCTGGACCGCGCGTTGCGCTCCCTGCCCTACTTCGAGCGCTGA
- a CDS encoding metal ABC transporter ATP-binding protein, with amino-acid sequence MAAPELVTAEHVYVSIGGMPILRDVSISVRASEAVALLGGNGSGKSTLVRTLLGILPHQQGEVKLFGHSVPGFRDWWKVGYVPQHSAIAVSNATVGEIVSTGRLAHHRPFQWLNRGDREVVARTLDLVGLADRAAWPFRSLSGGQKQRVLIARALTSEPELLVMDEPLAGVDLHSQDGLADLLGRLRDDGLGILVVLHERGPMARILDRGITLCDGRVVEGEPILGSTCTDEKPHHDTIGLTDPIAGGLT; translated from the coding sequence ATGGCTGCGCCTGAACTGGTCACCGCGGAACACGTCTACGTCTCGATCGGCGGGATGCCGATCCTGCGTGACGTGTCCATCTCGGTGCGGGCTTCCGAGGCGGTCGCCCTGCTCGGCGGGAACGGCTCGGGTAAGTCGACGCTCGTGCGCACCCTGCTCGGGATTCTTCCCCACCAGCAGGGAGAGGTGAAGCTGTTCGGCCACAGCGTCCCGGGCTTCCGGGACTGGTGGAAGGTGGGCTACGTGCCCCAGCACAGCGCCATCGCGGTGTCGAACGCCACCGTTGGTGAGATCGTCTCCACCGGTCGCCTCGCCCACCACAGACCGTTCCAGTGGCTCAACCGCGGTGACCGCGAGGTCGTGGCGCGCACCCTCGACCTGGTGGGCCTCGCCGACCGCGCCGCCTGGCCGTTCCGTTCGCTGTCCGGCGGCCAGAAGCAGCGCGTCCTGATCGCCCGCGCACTGACCTCCGAACCCGAACTGCTCGTCATGGACGAACCACTGGCCGGGGTCGACCTGCACAGCCAGGACGGTCTCGCAGACCTGCTCGGACGCCTCCGCGACGACGGCCTCGGCATCCTCGTCGTCCTGCACGAGCGCGGCCCCATGGCGAGGATCCTCGACCGTGGCATCACGCTGTGTGACGGCCGCGTCGTCGAGGGAGAGCCGATCCTCGGCTCGACCTGCACTGACGAGAAACCCCACCACGACACCATCGGCCTCACCGACCCCATCGCCGGGGGCCTGACATGA
- a CDS encoding antibiotic biosynthesis monooxygenase, which yields MLAISRFRTTDPGFLAQADEVVHWWSQREGCLSLEVVQNLDDQELWAIVGRWASVGAYRRSFNGYDAKLLLTPLLSRAIDEPSAYLPPDELGANLPRIS from the coding sequence ATGCTCGCCATCAGTCGTTTCCGCACCACCGATCCAGGCTTCCTGGCGCAGGCCGACGAGGTCGTCCACTGGTGGTCTCAGCGGGAGGGATGCCTCTCGCTCGAGGTGGTGCAGAATCTAGACGATCAGGAACTCTGGGCCATCGTCGGACGCTGGGCCTCCGTCGGCGCCTACCGGCGTTCCTTCAACGGCTACGACGCCAAGCTGCTGCTCACCCCGCTGCTGTCCCGGGCCATCGACGAGCCGAGCGCGTACCTGCCGCCGGACGAGCTCGGCGCTAACCTTCCCCGCATCTCCTGA
- a CDS encoding Fur family transcriptional regulator, translating to MTSTRPTRHTWQRAAVRDLLEGGEEFRTAQQIHDQLREGEAKVGLATVYRALQTMAESGEVDVLRTPEGESAYRACSSGHHHHLVCRQCGYSIEISAHEVEEWAASVARSNGFTDAGHELEIFGLCASCASK from the coding sequence ATGACGAGCACTAGACCGACCCGCCACACCTGGCAGCGCGCGGCGGTGCGCGACCTGCTCGAGGGCGGCGAGGAGTTCCGCACCGCCCAGCAGATCCACGACCAGCTCCGCGAGGGAGAGGCGAAGGTCGGGCTGGCGACGGTGTACCGGGCGCTGCAGACCATGGCGGAGTCCGGCGAGGTCGACGTCCTGCGCACCCCGGAGGGAGAGTCCGCGTACCGCGCCTGCTCGTCCGGTCACCATCACCACCTCGTCTGCAGGCAGTGCGGGTACTCGATCGAGATCTCGGCTCACGAGGTCGAGGAGTGGGCGGCGAGCGTCGCTCGCTCCAACGGCTTCACTGACGCCGGACACGAGCTCGAGATCTTCGGGTTGTGCGCGAGCTGCGCCTCGAAGTGA
- a CDS encoding metal ABC transporter substrate-binding protein: protein MKIRAALAATAAATLILSACGSPASEGDSPRVTAAFYPLEWASSEALGDHGSISTLTAPGSEAHDLELSPQQIASLTEADLVVYLKDFQPAVDDAIEQAGIGDKAFDVSTVVDLEPAAEGHTHDHDDEGHDDEGHDHEEEGHDGHDHGDFDPHFWQDPQRMGKLVTALGDKLAAADPDNESDYRAAAEQGVAELTKLDEEFTTGLGQCERTEFITTHTAFNYLAERYGLTEIGISGINPDDEPSPARIAAIHDEAKAHDVTTIFFETLTSDALAKSIAGDLDLKTAVLDPLEGVTPNSPGQDYPSIMRANLEALRGANGCA from the coding sequence ATGAAGATTCGAGCTGCACTCGCCGCGACCGCCGCGGCCACCCTGATCCTCTCCGCCTGCGGCAGCCCCGCCTCAGAGGGCGACTCGCCACGGGTCACCGCCGCTTTCTACCCCCTCGAATGGGCCTCGTCCGAGGCGCTGGGCGACCACGGGTCGATCTCGACCCTCACGGCCCCAGGCTCCGAGGCGCACGACCTCGAACTCTCTCCCCAGCAGATCGCTTCGCTTACCGAGGCCGACCTGGTCGTCTACCTCAAGGACTTCCAGCCCGCTGTCGACGATGCGATCGAGCAGGCAGGCATCGGGGACAAGGCCTTCGACGTCAGCACCGTCGTCGATCTCGAGCCCGCCGCCGAGGGGCACACCCACGACCATGACGACGAGGGCCATGACGACGAGGGCCACGACCACGAGGAAGAGGGCCACGACGGGCACGACCACGGCGACTTCGATCCGCACTTCTGGCAGGACCCGCAGCGCATGGGCAAGCTCGTCACCGCGCTCGGCGACAAGCTCGCCGCGGCGGACCCCGACAACGAGTCCGACTACCGCGCCGCCGCGGAACAGGGCGTCGCTGAACTCACGAAGCTCGACGAGGAGTTCACCACCGGCCTCGGCCAGTGCGAGCGGACCGAGTTCATCACGACCCACACCGCGTTCAACTACCTGGCAGAGCGCTACGGCCTGACGGAGATCGGCATCTCGGGCATCAATCCCGACGACGAGCCCTCCCCCGCAAGGATCGCGGCCATCCACGATGAGGCCAAGGCACACGACGTGACCACGATCTTCTTCGAGACGCTGACCTCCGACGCCCTCGCCAAGTCCATCGCAGGCGACCTCGACCTGAAGACCGCCGTCCTCGATCCGCTCGAGGGGGTTACGCCCAACTCGCCCGGCCAGGACTACCCTTCGATCATGCGCGCAAATCTGGAAGCACTGCGGGGCGCCAATGGCTGCGCCTGA
- a CDS encoding DEAD/DEAH box helicase: MPELTDRVSGDADSLYAHFQAWAEDQGISLYPHQDEAAIELFSGNNLILATPTGSGKSMVALAAHFAALATDRVSFYTAPIKALVSEKFFALCQVFGAENVGMVTGDASVNADAPIICCTAEVLANIALREGEGADVGMVIADEFHFYSEPDRGWAWQVPLLELPQAQFLLMSATLGDVSAMAEQLSERTGRSTSLIDDAERPVPLVFEYSMTPIQEKVVDLVQEMKAPVYIVHFTQADALERAQGLLSVNLITRHDADRIAEEIGAFRFGPGFGKILSGLVRRGIGVHHAGMLPKYRRLVEQLAQTGLLKVICGTDTLGVGINVPIRTVLFTGLSKYDGNRVRKLRSREFHQIAGRAGRAGFDTVGFVVVQAPEHVIENEKAIAKAGDDPKKRKKVVRKKAPDGFVGWNEESFDKIIVAEPENLTSRMQVTHGMLLNVAQRPGNSYAAMKSLIESSHETRDKQRILKRRALSLTRGLLQSGVLVKLAEPDANGGWCVMAESVGEDFALNQPLAPFAVASLDLLDRDSPTYHLDIVSILEAVLEDPFQVLLAQQFQARGEAVAQMKADGIEYDERMELLEEVTWPKPLAELLEHAIGIYAQSHPWVDATALSPKSVVRDMWERAMNFTQLISFYKLQRSEGTVLRYLSDAYRALRHTVPDEFRDESFDDLVEWLGETVRQTDSSLLDEWEALTDPEKVAAAAELAAQGAPPPPPRPVTGNERAFTAMVRTAMFRRVELAALDRWEELGRLEESAAQLAEPPLEVVMDAEAWDESLAGYWDEHDSIGTGGAARGPHLFQIDKGREHWRVTQIIDDPAADHDWRIVADVDLPASDAAGAAIVRATAFERLDG; this comes from the coding sequence ATGCCCGAGCTCACCGACCGCGTCTCCGGTGACGCAGACAGCCTCTACGCACACTTCCAGGCCTGGGCAGAAGATCAGGGCATCTCCCTCTACCCGCACCAGGACGAGGCCGCCATCGAGCTCTTCTCTGGCAACAACCTGATCCTCGCGACGCCCACTGGATCGGGGAAGTCGATGGTGGCCCTCGCCGCGCACTTCGCCGCCCTCGCCACAGACCGGGTCAGCTTCTACACCGCACCCATCAAGGCGCTCGTCTCCGAGAAGTTCTTCGCCCTGTGCCAGGTGTTCGGCGCGGAGAACGTGGGCATGGTCACCGGCGACGCGTCGGTCAACGCCGACGCGCCCATCATCTGCTGCACGGCTGAGGTGCTGGCCAACATCGCCCTGCGCGAGGGCGAAGGAGCCGACGTCGGCATGGTGATCGCCGACGAGTTCCATTTCTACTCCGAGCCGGACCGCGGGTGGGCCTGGCAGGTGCCGCTGCTCGAGCTCCCGCAGGCTCAGTTCCTGCTGATGAGCGCCACCCTGGGCGACGTGTCGGCGATGGCGGAGCAGTTGAGCGAACGCACGGGTCGATCCACCAGCCTGATCGACGACGCGGAGCGGCCCGTCCCGCTCGTGTTCGAGTACTCGATGACCCCCATCCAGGAGAAGGTCGTCGACCTCGTCCAGGAGATGAAGGCGCCGGTCTACATCGTCCACTTCACGCAGGCCGACGCCCTCGAACGGGCCCAGGGCCTGCTCAGCGTCAACCTGATCACCCGCCACGACGCCGACCGGATCGCCGAGGAGATCGGAGCCTTCCGCTTCGGGCCGGGATTCGGGAAGATCCTCTCGGGGCTGGTGCGTCGAGGCATCGGCGTGCACCACGCAGGCATGCTGCCGAAGTACCGGCGCCTGGTCGAGCAGCTCGCCCAGACCGGCCTGCTGAAGGTGATCTGCGGCACAGACACCTTGGGCGTCGGGATCAACGTGCCGATCCGTACCGTCTTGTTCACCGGACTCTCGAAGTACGACGGCAACCGCGTGCGTAAGCTCCGCTCCCGCGAGTTCCACCAGATCGCCGGACGTGCGGGGCGGGCAGGGTTCGACACCGTCGGCTTCGTGGTGGTCCAGGCACCCGAGCACGTGATCGAGAACGAGAAGGCGATCGCCAAGGCAGGCGACGACCCCAAGAAGCGCAAGAAGGTCGTCCGCAAGAAGGCCCCCGACGGCTTCGTCGGCTGGAACGAGGAGAGCTTCGACAAGATCATCGTCGCCGAGCCAGAGAACCTGACCAGCCGGATGCAGGTCACCCACGGCATGCTGCTCAACGTCGCGCAGAGGCCGGGCAACAGCTATGCGGCCATGAAATCGCTGATCGAGTCGAGCCACGAGACCCGCGACAAGCAGCGCATCCTGAAGCGACGTGCGCTCTCCCTGACCCGCGGACTGCTTCAGTCGGGCGTGCTGGTCAAACTCGCTGAGCCCGACGCCAACGGGGGCTGGTGCGTCATGGCCGAGTCGGTGGGTGAGGACTTCGCCCTCAACCAGCCCCTCGCACCTTTCGCCGTTGCCTCGCTAGACCTGCTCGACCGTGACTCGCCGACGTACCATCTCGACATTGTCTCGATCCTGGAGGCCGTCCTCGAGGACCCCTTCCAGGTGCTGCTCGCCCAGCAGTTCCAGGCCCGCGGCGAGGCCGTCGCCCAGATGAAGGCCGATGGGATCGAGTACGACGAACGGATGGAACTGCTCGAGGAGGTGACCTGGCCGAAACCCCTCGCGGAGCTGCTCGAGCACGCGATCGGCATCTACGCCCAGTCGCACCCTTGGGTGGACGCCACCGCGCTTTCTCCCAAGTCGGTTGTGCGCGACATGTGGGAGCGGGCGATGAACTTCACGCAGCTGATCTCCTTCTACAAGCTCCAGCGCAGCGAGGGCACGGTCCTGCGCTATCTCTCCGACGCCTACCGCGCGCTGCGCCACACGGTCCCGGACGAGTTCCGCGACGAGAGTTTCGACGACCTCGTCGAGTGGCTGGGGGAGACGGTCAGGCAGACCGACTCGTCCCTCCTCGACGAATGGGAGGCGCTCACCGATCCGGAGAAGGTCGCTGCTGCGGCCGAACTCGCGGCCCAGGGCGCCCCGCCCCCGCCGCCGCGCCCGGTGACGGGCAACGAGCGTGCCTTCACCGCGATGGTCCGCACCGCGATGTTCCGGCGCGTCGAGCTGGCCGCCCTCGACCGGTGGGAGGAACTCGGACGCCTTGAGGAGTCGGCAGCCCAGCTCGCGGAGCCCCCGCTTGAGGTCGTGATGGATGCCGAGGCGTGGGACGAGTCTCTGGCCGGCTACTGGGACGAGCACGACTCGATCGGCACCGGGGGAGCCGCCCGCGGGCCGCATCTCTTCCAGATCGACAAGGGGCGTGAGCACTGGCGCGTCACGCAGATCATTGACGACCCGGCGGCAGACCACGACTGGCGCATCGTCGCCGACGTCGACCTTCCCGCGAGCGACGCGGCCGGCGCCGCGATCGTCAGGGCGACCGCCTTCGAGCGGCTCGACGGCTGA